The following are encoded in a window of Peromyscus maniculatus bairdii isolate BWxNUB_F1_BW_parent chromosome X, HU_Pman_BW_mat_3.1, whole genome shotgun sequence genomic DNA:
- the LOC102909890 gene encoding cancer/testis antigen 55-like, with amino-acid sequence MTDPVDGTEQSDLDRELCIKCVTSVTQDSIYIDKETSFPVHLFSGEFMPYTGDLLLVEYSMKTGTSNTNIHTVSPLSSQNMDEVCVTSTDGKTGVVESCVFFTVDSLQKPTDYTPGLYDIVNVVAVDSIQPQCSWRAVSMIPVEM; translated from the exons ATGACTGACCCTGTTGATGGTACTGAGCAATCAGACCTTGACAGAGAACTTTGTATTAAGTGTGTCACCTcagtcacacaggacagcatctatatcgacaaggaaacttctttccctgtccatctcttttctggag AATTCATGCCTTACACAGGAGACTTGTTGCTGGTTGAGTATTCCATGAAGACAGGCACGTCAAACACGAACATCCACACCGTGAGCCCCTTAAGCTCCCAGAATATGGATGAG GTCTGTGTTACCAGTACTGATGGAAAAACTGGTGTGGTGGAATCCTGTGTCTTTTTTACTGTGGATTCCCTCCAGAAGCCTACTGATTATACTCCGGGATTGTATGACATCGTGAATGTGGTTGCTGTGGACAGCATTCAACCACAGTGTTCTTGGAGAGCAGTATCAATGATCCCAGTGGAAATGTAA